The proteins below are encoded in one region of Belonocnema kinseyi isolate 2016_QV_RU_SX_M_011 chromosome 1, B_treatae_v1, whole genome shotgun sequence:
- the LOC117167581 gene encoding flexible cuticle protein 12-like, producing MKTIILFALFVVAVFAAPQQNPNDITIVSQEENNNIGVDGYHYSYVQSDGQQKEETGELQNQGTDEETIVVKGSFSFIGADGKTYKVEYTADADGFHPTVSVA from the exons ATGAAGACG ATTATCCTCTTCGCGCTGTTTGTCGTCGCAGTTTTCGCTGCTCCCCAACAAAATCCTAACGATATTACAATCGTAAGCCAAGAAGAAAATAACAACATCGGAGTTGATGGTTACCATTATTCATATGTACAAAGTGATGGACAACAAAAAGAGGAAACTGGTGAGCTTCAAAACCAAGGAACTGATGAGGAAACGATAGTCGTCAAAGGTTCTTTCAGTTTCATCGGTGCTGACGGAAAAACTTACAAAGTGGAATACACAGCCGATGCTGATGGCTTCCACCCAACAGTTTCCGTTGCTTGA